From the genome of Deltaproteobacteria bacterium:
AACTCCAGCAGGAATCCAGCAATTTATTACTGGTTCCCGACTTTCGTCGGGACGACGTCTGGATCCCGACTGGAGCCTGCCCCGTACTCGATACGGGGTCGGGATGACGTTTTTAGAGATTCCCTTAAGAATTGTTGTTTCTAACCCTGTTATCGCCTTCTGTCAAAAAAAGTTGCTTAAAATTCTGTTTTTCTTGGGGTAATACAAATTACATAAACCGTTTGACAAAATATCGTATTTGACTTACCATTACACCATAATGACTTACACCTCTCTTTCCACAAAATATCAGGTGGTTATTCCCAAAGAGGTTCGAGAGCGGATCGATATCAAACCGGGCCAAAAATTCATCATCTGGGAAAAGGGTGGGGTTATCTATCTCATCCCCGATATAAACATTAAATCAATGGAGGGTTTTCTTAAGGGAATGGATGCAAATAATGTGCGGGACAGGAATGACAGAACATGAGCGGCGCCGTTCTTGATTCCTCCATCTGGTTGGAATATTTTGTGGGCGGTAAACACGCCAAAACTTGTTTTAAATACATCCAGACCCACAAACCCCTATGGACGCCCAGCCTTGTTATCTATGAAGTTTACAAAAAAATCTGCAAAGAAAAATCTGAGACGGAAGGACTGCTCGTCATTACTCAAATAGAAGGCCAATCGGAAAATATTATTTCGCTGGATGAAAGACTGGCTCTTTTTTCAGCAGATATAAGTCTGAAACACAAACTCGCCATGGCAGATGCCATCATTTATGCCACCGCTATACATCAGGAAGCCCAATTGATTACAAGAGACCATCATTTCAAAGGACTTGATGAAGTGATCTTGGTTTGACTTCACAAAAAAACTGGTGTTTGTTGCCCTCGCTCCGGGGGTATTTATGATTAAAAAAGGTTTAAGCCTGATGACGGGAAAGGTTGAAGAAACGGGC
Proteins encoded in this window:
- a CDS encoding AbrB/MazE/SpoVT family DNA-binding domain-containing protein encodes the protein MTYTSLSTKYQVVIPKEVRERIDIKPGQKFIIWEKGGVIYLIPDINIKSMEGFLKGMDANNVRDRNDRT
- a CDS encoding type II toxin-antitoxin system VapC family toxin — its product is MSGAVLDSSIWLEYFVGGKHAKTCFKYIQTHKPLWTPSLVIYEVYKKICKEKSETEGLLVITQIEGQSENIISLDERLALFSADISLKHKLAMADAIIYATAIHQEAQLITRDHHFKGLDEVILV